A portion of the Edaphobacter lichenicola genome contains these proteins:
- the lepB gene encoding signal peptidase I: MVIQKKQPSARQDKKRHPREETHLEGLASITSMLIIWCFVMGFVLQNFVIPSSSMASTLLVGDHVIVERATLAPATSWMNLIPYRELRRDEPVVFFRPAPNPKGQHDILVKRVIGIPGDRIHLRGGIVYRNGVSLDEPYAAKPTPANYDPYNDEFPAISPAKGREVTAEWSLDLLDHIQGEDLVVPSGMYFVMGDNRSNSYDGRYWGLVPRANLIGRPLFVYWSFETPEDDMYKTSPSERASSTLHTALHFFDETRWSRTFHRVN; encoded by the coding sequence ATGGTGATACAGAAGAAACAACCCAGCGCCCGACAGGACAAGAAGCGCCACCCTCGCGAAGAGACTCATCTTGAAGGGCTGGCTTCCATCACAAGCATGCTCATCATCTGGTGCTTTGTCATGGGCTTCGTACTTCAAAACTTCGTCATTCCGTCCTCTTCCATGGCCAGCACCCTACTCGTTGGCGACCACGTAATCGTAGAGCGCGCAACTCTGGCGCCCGCTACCTCTTGGATGAACCTCATCCCGTACCGCGAACTGCGGCGTGACGAACCCGTCGTTTTCTTCCGCCCGGCGCCTAATCCCAAGGGGCAGCACGATATTCTGGTTAAGCGAGTCATTGGTATCCCCGGCGATCGCATCCACCTCCGGGGCGGCATCGTTTACCGCAACGGCGTCTCCCTGGACGAGCCGTACGCAGCCAAGCCCACCCCCGCCAATTACGATCCCTACAACGACGAATTTCCCGCAATCTCACCAGCAAAAGGACGCGAAGTCACCGCCGAGTGGTCGCTTGACCTCCTCGACCACATCCAGGGGGAAGACCTCGTTGTTCCATCCGGCATGTACTTCGTCATGGGCGACAACCGTAGCAATAGCTACGATGGCCGCTACTGGGGTCTGGTCCCCCGAGCCAACCTGATCGGCCGTCCACTTTTCGTCTACTGGTCTTTCGAAACACCCGAAGACGATATGTACAAAACTTCCCCGTCAGAAAGAGCCAGTTCCACACTCCACACCGCGCTCCACTTCTTTGACGAGACCCGCTGGAGCCGGACCTTCCACCGGGTGAACTAG
- a CDS encoding helix-turn-helix domain-containing protein: protein MLYLEHQPHPALKPFVKALWYVRDPQAIHRHERVLPSGRAQIVLSLARDHLTDANNPINPLSHTPAGIFLGIYSHYQQIDAIDFTELIGVVFHPGGTVPFFSGNTRLFTNCETSLEDLWGRASLNLRNELREQPTPEEKFALLEFALLTRLSLSKSQRRDPILDYALTHLHASPGTTTIAELTRTTGLSPRRLSERFNELVGISPKLYCRIQRFQQALQQMHQGADIPWAELALTCGYYDQSHFANDFRAFSGLSASDYSTTNRIWANHIPID from the coding sequence ATGCTCTATCTGGAGCACCAACCCCATCCCGCCCTCAAGCCCTTCGTCAAAGCCCTCTGGTACGTCCGCGACCCGCAAGCCATCCACCGCCACGAGCGCGTCCTCCCATCCGGCCGCGCTCAAATCGTCCTCTCCCTCGCCCGAGACCACCTGACCGACGCCAACAATCCCATCAATCCCCTATCCCACACCCCAGCCGGCATCTTCCTCGGCATCTACTCCCACTACCAGCAGATCGACGCCATCGACTTCACCGAACTCATCGGCGTCGTCTTCCATCCCGGCGGCACTGTGCCCTTCTTCTCCGGCAACACCCGCCTCTTCACCAACTGCGAAACCTCCCTCGAAGATCTCTGGGGCCGAGCCTCCCTCAACCTCCGCAACGAACTCCGCGAGCAGCCAACCCCAGAAGAAAAATTCGCCCTCCTCGAGTTCGCGCTCCTCACCCGCCTCTCCCTCAGCAAGTCCCAGCGACGCGACCCCATCCTCGACTACGCCCTCACCCATCTCCACGCCTCCCCCGGCACCACCACCATAGCGGAACTCACCCGCACCACTGGCCTAAGCCCGCGCCGCCTCTCCGAGCGCTTCAACGAGCTCGTCGGCATCTCACCCAAACTCTACTGCCGCATCCAGCGCTTCCAGCAAGCCCTTCAGCAGATGCACCAGGGCGCCGACATCCCATGGGCCGAACTCGCCCTCACCTGCGGCTACTACGACCAGTCCCACTTCGCGAACGACTTCCGCGCCTTCTCCGGCCTCAGCGCATCCGACTACTCCACCACCAACCGCATCTGGGCCAACCACATCCCCATAGACTAG
- a CDS encoding HesB/IscA family protein, producing MAMVTLQTAAEMEAAQKAAASGQTKDPLAGMNVLTAQGQEPGQKGIQITEKALKRIRVAMAKENVSPEQGGLRVGIQGGGCSGLSYNIRFDTQPRDRDRVYSFGEGLATVGDPTNGAAIRIFVDPKSFIYLHGMVLDFEETLMRQGFNFINPNSTKSCGCGSSFTA from the coding sequence ATGGCGATGGTGACATTACAAACCGCGGCGGAGATGGAGGCGGCCCAGAAGGCTGCTGCATCGGGACAGACTAAAGATCCGCTGGCTGGAATGAATGTGCTGACCGCTCAGGGGCAGGAGCCTGGTCAGAAGGGCATCCAGATCACCGAGAAGGCACTGAAGCGGATTCGCGTTGCGATGGCGAAGGAGAATGTTTCGCCGGAGCAGGGCGGGCTGCGGGTGGGGATTCAGGGCGGTGGCTGCTCGGGGTTGAGCTACAACATTCGCTTCGATACGCAGCCTCGGGATCGGGATCGGGTGTACTCGTTTGGTGAAGGGTTGGCGACGGTCGGCGATCCTACGAACGGCGCGGCGATACGCATCTTTGTCGATCCCAAGAGTTTTATCTACCTGCATGGAATGGTGCTCGATTTTGAAGAGACGCTGATGCGGCAGGGATTTAATTTCATCAACCCCAACTCGACCAAGAGCTGCGGGTGTGGATCGAGCTTTACCGCTTAA
- a CDS encoding GNAT family N-acetyltransferase — MTEEEYELVEATPSSDDYRRLRIAAGLSPKTAEAAAAGLPNTIYAVVIRKDGEAIGMGRIVGDRGLFYQIVDIAVDPKHQKRGLGKRIVGALVDHLRQTALPSAYIGLIADGEAHRLYSLFGFKPTAPLGIGMSLSLK; from the coding sequence ATGACTGAAGAAGAGTATGAATTAGTGGAAGCCACACCATCCTCCGACGACTACCGGCGGCTCCGCATCGCTGCCGGACTAAGCCCCAAGACCGCCGAAGCCGCAGCAGCCGGACTGCCCAACACGATCTACGCCGTAGTCATCCGCAAAGACGGCGAAGCCATCGGCATGGGCCGCATCGTCGGCGATCGCGGCCTCTTCTACCAGATCGTCGACATAGCCGTCGACCCAAAGCACCAGAAGCGTGGCCTCGGCAAACGCATCGTCGGCGCGCTCGTCGATCACCTTCGCCAGACCGCTCTGCCAAGCGCCTACATCGGCCTCATCGCCGACGGCGAAGCCCATCGTCTCTACTCCCTCTTCGGCTTCAAACCAACCGCCCCTCTGGGAATCGGAATGTCGTTATCCCTCAAATAG
- a CDS encoding lysozyme inhibitor LprI family protein: MRVPLSLVLFAACLTAHAASPIDCAKASSPTERTVCHTPTLLQADARMTAYYEIAIGLVGMGVRGDLGDSQQAFPATRDKCGTDKACILAAYKKQTAPLEAVIANVEKQGPF, translated from the coding sequence ATGAGAGTTCCTCTATCGCTGGTTCTGTTTGCTGCTTGTTTGACTGCACACGCTGCTTCGCCTATCGATTGCGCGAAGGCGAGTAGCCCCACGGAACGCACAGTTTGCCATACGCCGACGTTGCTGCAGGCTGATGCGCGGATGACTGCGTACTACGAGATTGCGATTGGGCTTGTCGGGATGGGCGTGCGCGGAGATCTGGGTGACTCGCAACAGGCGTTTCCTGCCACTCGCGACAAGTGTGGCACGGACAAGGCATGCATTCTTGCTGCTTATAAGAAGCAGACGGCGCCGCTTGAGGCTGTGATCGCGAACGTCGAGAAGCAGGGACCGTTCTAA
- a CDS encoding VOC family protein, whose protein sequence is MNPQINTTHSTIIPSLRYRDALAAIEWLVTAFGFKKQAVYLGPDNKTVMHAQLTFGSGMIMLGSVDNGGEASKYMVQPDEIGLRETQGAYLVVPDADAVYATAKAAGAEMVIDIRDMDYGGRHFSCRDLEGHTWGIGTYDPWATEEPKTNEPVTESAGR, encoded by the coding sequence ATGAACCCACAAATCAACACCACCCACTCCACCATCATCCCGAGCCTCCGCTACCGCGACGCACTCGCCGCAATCGAATGGCTCGTCACCGCCTTCGGATTCAAAAAACAAGCCGTCTACCTCGGCCCCGACAACAAAACCGTCATGCACGCCCAACTCACCTTTGGCAGCGGCATGATCATGCTCGGCTCCGTCGACAACGGCGGCGAAGCCAGCAAATACATGGTCCAACCCGACGAGATCGGCTTGCGCGAAACTCAGGGCGCCTACCTCGTCGTCCCTGACGCCGACGCCGTCTACGCCACTGCAAAGGCCGCCGGAGCCGAGATGGTCATCGACATCCGCGACATGGACTACGGTGGCCGTCACTTCTCCTGCCGCGACCTCGAAGGCCACACCTGGGGCATCGGCACCTACGACCCATGGGCGACAGAAGAACCAAAAACCAACGAGCCCGTCACAGAGAGCGCAGGTCGATAA
- a CDS encoding DinB family protein — MELNPYAKYLDGRDPIPVLTSTSERIHTLTSRLSTAEANTLPAPGKWSISNIVAHLADTEMVFAFRLRQTLAAPAESPAIIQPFDQEAWAQRYAVYNLEPAFALFHAARNWNLLFLATISQDDRDRPTTHPERGDMTLWTIVETMAGHDINHLQQLERLTAYR, encoded by the coding sequence ATGGAGCTAAACCCCTACGCCAAATATCTGGACGGCCGCGATCCGATCCCTGTCCTCACCAGCACCTCCGAGCGTATCCACACCCTCACCAGCCGCCTCTCCACCGCCGAAGCCAACACCCTGCCCGCCCCCGGCAAATGGAGCATCAGCAACATCGTCGCCCACCTCGCCGACACCGAGATGGTCTTCGCCTTTCGCCTCCGCCAGACCCTCGCCGCACCCGCCGAATCCCCTGCCATCATCCAGCCCTTCGATCAGGAAGCCTGGGCCCAGCGCTACGCCGTCTACAACCTCGAACCAGCCTTCGCTCTCTTCCACGCCGCGCGCAACTGGAACCTGCTCTTCCTCGCCACCATCTCCCAGGACGACCGCGACCGCCCCACCACCCACCCCGAACGCGGCGACATGACACTTTGGACCATCGTCGAAACCATGGCCGGCCACGACATCAACCACCTCCAGCAGCTCGAGCGCCTCACCGCATACCGTTGA
- the hscB gene encoding Fe-S protein assembly co-chaperone HscB — protein sequence MDYFSFFSLPRKLTLDVVALEKQFYVLSRKLHPDRFASKPLAEQEAALAQSSLLNDAYRTLKDPILRTQYLLTLEGVELEEQSKAATDAARASGEQKKQIVPPELLEEVFELNMQLQEMRAANKMGEDEPELRRDLMTAKDAFDAKMVETQAELEELWTTWDSGVDAGNETVKTRARDAMVVLLNKRSYLRNLVRDVNEALGL from the coding sequence ATGGATTACTTCTCGTTTTTCAGCCTGCCAAGGAAGCTGACGCTGGATGTTGTGGCGTTGGAGAAGCAGTTTTACGTGCTGAGCCGTAAGCTGCACCCGGACCGGTTCGCTTCGAAGCCGCTGGCTGAGCAGGAGGCTGCGCTGGCGCAGAGTTCTCTGCTGAACGACGCGTATCGGACGCTGAAAGATCCGATCTTGCGGACTCAGTATCTGCTGACGCTTGAAGGGGTGGAGCTGGAGGAGCAGTCGAAGGCGGCGACGGATGCGGCTCGCGCTTCGGGAGAGCAGAAGAAGCAGATCGTTCCTCCGGAGTTGCTGGAGGAGGTCTTCGAGCTGAACATGCAGCTGCAGGAGATGCGTGCGGCTAACAAGATGGGTGAGGATGAGCCGGAGCTGCGGCGCGACCTGATGACAGCCAAAGATGCATTCGACGCGAAGATGGTGGAGACGCAGGCGGAGCTGGAGGAGTTGTGGACGACATGGGACTCGGGTGTGGATGCCGGGAACGAGACCGTGAAGACCAGGGCCAGGGATGCCATGGTGGTGCTGCTGAATAAGCGGAGCTATCTGCGGAACCTGGTGCGGGATGTGAACGAGGCGCTGGGGCTGTAG